From the genome of Nitrososphaera sp., one region includes:
- a CDS encoding NAD-dependent epimerase/dehydratase family protein, whose amino-acid sequence MRAVNTALVTGGAGFIGSHIVDELLSRGIETYVIDNLTTGSLDNLAAHKESSMLHVIVGDVRNAQSLLPNVNIDIVFHEAAIASVPKSVTHPLLVHDVNVNTTLELLNFCVSRGVKRLVFASTAAVYGIIEGSSASEAMSCRPNSPYGASKLSVENYLNAYHMTYGLEVVALRYFNVYGRRQRLSDYSGVITTFVNKMLQGENPVIYGDGTQVRDFVHVEDIVQANMLAMDSQSAVGEVFNVASGRATSILELVQAIKGLIGYTDVTCQFMPSRAGDMKFGVASIDKIQRVLGYKPRFAVQEGLKSVIEAARRETQRPAARITAPEEVA is encoded by the coding sequence ATGAGAGCAGTGAATACGGCGCTTGTAACGGGAGGGGCAGGTTTTATCGGAAGCCATATCGTCGACGAGCTTCTCTCGAGGGGAATTGAAACATACGTTATTGACAACCTGACGACCGGCTCTCTTGACAACCTCGCCGCGCACAAGGAATCTAGCATGCTGCACGTAATCGTCGGCGATGTACGCAATGCGCAGTCGCTTCTGCCCAATGTCAATATCGACATTGTTTTTCACGAAGCGGCAATCGCAAGCGTGCCTAAATCGGTAACCCACCCACTGCTGGTGCACGATGTGAACGTGAATACAACCCTTGAGCTCCTGAATTTCTGCGTTAGCAGAGGGGTAAAGAGGCTGGTGTTTGCGTCTACAGCTGCGGTGTATGGAATAATCGAAGGGTCAAGCGCTTCGGAGGCTATGTCCTGCAGGCCGAACTCGCCATACGGAGCGTCAAAACTCTCGGTAGAAAATTACCTGAACGCATACCACATGACCTACGGACTTGAGGTGGTAGCGCTAAGGTACTTTAACGTCTATGGCCGCAGACAGCGACTCAGCGACTACAGCGGCGTGATAACGACATTTGTCAACAAGATGCTTCAGGGTGAAAACCCTGTTATCTATGGAGACGGGACACAGGTGCGGGACTTTGTCCATGTCGAAGACATCGTGCAGGCCAACATGCTGGCAATGGATTCGCAGAGTGCGGTTGGCGAAGTATTCAACGTAGCTTCCGGCAGGGCAACTAGCATACTTGAACTTGTCCAGGCAATCAAGGGTCTTATCGGATACACCGACGTGACATGCCAGTTCATGCCCTCCCGGGCCGGCGACATGAAGTTCGGGGTAGCCTCAATAGACAAGATCCAGCGTGTGCTAGGCTACAAGCCCCGCTTCGCAGTCCAGGAGGGTCTCAAGAGTGTGATAGAGGCAGCCCGGCGAGAAACGCAGAGGCCTGCTGCCAGAATCACTGCCCCGGAGGAGGTGGCTTAG
- the pelF gene encoding GT4 family glycosyltransferase PelF has protein sequence MKKVLLVNWDSYPNVTSGGVYSWEKLLVESLSDFDFTVVNMLSNPNVNGRYTVPPNVSRVIDVPLFGSHRFEEFYSEKNSGLLDKIARTDSRAISRSFVPLFDKFLSQALESNTDPSGLANTILQLHKFLRNHDSRKCMESAIAWETFLGHLEQDPLYREMTLREALTAFQIIQRNMQILAIEIPKVDLIHSSLAWLPSMMAVAAKMETGVPVMITEHGVAFRELLLYYNAYLRDEPSNIFWKQFSQNIVRTIYWASDVISPVCYANAKWETSLGADPSKVKVIYNGVDVSKFRPISMPENARPTVACVGRVDIFKDIINLVQSIRRVKERIPDILCLIYGSSTDLEYSLRCINAVKSLNLEENVQFVGKVKDPEVAYNSADVVVISSITEGFPFAIIEAMACGRGIVATDVGGIREALDGCGLLVRSSHPVELAEAIVKLLQDKQLRENFGRAAVDKATKGFTIEQSLGLYREQYERLTGQKQSLPVQFAEVHA, from the coding sequence ATGAAAAAGGTATTGTTAGTTAACTGGGACAGCTATCCCAACGTGACGAGCGGCGGAGTATACTCTTGGGAAAAGCTCCTCGTCGAAAGCCTCAGCGACTTTGACTTTACGGTAGTCAACATGCTCTCAAACCCCAACGTGAATGGCCGCTATACCGTTCCCCCCAACGTCTCCAGAGTAATCGATGTCCCTCTGTTCGGGTCCCACAGATTCGAGGAATTCTACAGCGAAAAGAATTCCGGCCTGCTGGACAAGATCGCTAGGACGGACTCCAGGGCAATCTCGCGGTCCTTCGTTCCGCTCTTTGACAAATTCCTGAGCCAAGCTCTCGAGAGCAACACCGACCCGTCGGGGCTTGCCAATACAATCCTTCAACTTCACAAGTTCCTGCGCAACCACGACAGCCGAAAATGCATGGAAAGTGCCATTGCCTGGGAGACGTTCCTGGGCCATCTTGAGCAAGACCCGCTTTACAGGGAGATGACACTTCGCGAGGCACTGACCGCGTTTCAGATAATCCAGAGAAACATGCAGATCCTTGCCATCGAAATCCCCAAAGTTGACCTTATCCATTCGTCTCTAGCATGGCTTCCCTCCATGATGGCCGTCGCGGCAAAGATGGAAACAGGCGTGCCCGTCATGATTACTGAACACGGTGTCGCGTTTCGGGAACTCCTGCTTTACTACAATGCGTACCTGAGAGACGAGCCGTCCAATATCTTTTGGAAGCAGTTCTCTCAGAACATTGTCCGGACCATCTACTGGGCCTCGGACGTAATCTCCCCTGTCTGTTATGCCAATGCCAAATGGGAAACAAGCCTCGGGGCGGATCCGTCGAAGGTTAAAGTCATCTACAATGGAGTCGATGTCTCAAAGTTCCGGCCAATCAGCATGCCCGAAAACGCCCGGCCTACAGTGGCGTGCGTGGGCAGGGTCGACATATTCAAGGACATCATTAACCTCGTCCAGTCAATCCGGCGCGTAAAGGAGAGGATCCCTGATATCCTCTGTCTCATTTACGGGTCCTCGACTGATCTGGAATACTCGCTCCGCTGCATCAACGCCGTAAAGTCGCTTAACCTGGAGGAGAATGTCCAGTTTGTAGGTAAGGTCAAGGATCCGGAAGTCGCATACAACTCTGCTGACGTGGTCGTAATCAGCAGCATAACGGAAGGATTTCCCTTTGCTATTATCGAGGCGATGGCCTGTGGGAGGGGAATTGTGGCGACGGACGTAGGCGGGATCAGGGAAGCGCTTGATGGCTGCGGGCTACTCGTGCGGAGCAGCCATCCGGTGGAACTTGCCGAAGCAATAGTCAAGTTGCTGCAGGACAAGCAATTGCGGGAGAACTTCGGCAGGGCTGCGGTTGACAAGGCAACCAAAGGGTTCACGATAGAACAATCCCTGGGGCTCTACCGGGAGCAGTATGAGCGCCTGACAGGGCAGAAGCAGAGTCTTCCAGTCCAGTTTGCGGAGGTGCACGCATAA